Genomic window (Candidatus Binatia bacterium):
GGTCGACATCTACGCGTACACGCCGACCTCCCTGACCTATCTCTACAGCTTCAATAATGGGTTAGGCCAGAGCGGCGACATCGAAGGCGCAGCCTACAGCCCGTCGTCAAAGAAGTAAAAGCTAGTCGTCGCCGATCATCGATTGCGGCTTGCCGCGCCAACGCGGCACGCCGCGATCTTGCCGGATCCAGAACGAGTCGGGCTTCGAGCCCGCAAACTTCTTGAACTTGCGCGGCTTCTGGCCGTAATCGAACGCGTCGCCCGCCGGATCGGCTGCGCGCGCGTCCGCTGCGGCCAGCGGCGCGAGGCCGTAGTTGTCCTCGATGAACTTGAGCACGCTCGCGGTCTCGTACTGATGGTGCGTTACGTAGCCCTGTTTGGCGTAGGGCGAGATCATGAGCAGCGGCACGCGAAAGCCGAGGCCGTAGGTATCGGCGTGGACGGGCTTCACTGGGTCGAACAGGCCGCCCCAGTCGTCCCACATCACGAAGATCGCCGTCGAGTTCCAGAACTTACTCTGCCCCACCGCGTTCACGAGCGAGGCGATCCAGGCCGGTCCGCCGCTCGCGTCGAGCCCGGGGTGATCCGAGTTCTCGAACGTCGGCGTGATCCACGTGACGTTGGCGAACGTTCCGGCGGCGATGTCCTTAAGGAACTGCGAGGGCGGATTGATAACGTCCGACTTCCAGTCAGGCCCTCCGTAAACGCCTTTGTTGGCCTGATACGACGACCAGAGCCCGCCGTCGCCGTAGATCGAGCCAGTGTAGAAGCGCCACGTCACGCCGGCCGTGTCCGCCTCGCTGCCGATCGTAGGGATGTCGAAACACGTCGCGATGCTCGGGCCGTACGTCCGCTGCGCCGTCCACGTCGGGATCTTGTCCTGCTTTCCGCCTTCGCAGCCCCACGCGGTCGGCGGCAGGTCGGCGGCCTTGTCCGCATAGGCCGCGATCGCGAACTGATGCGAGATGAAGCTGCCGTCGAAGTTCGACGAGAACATCCGGTCGGCAAGCACGTACTGCTTCGCCATCTTCCAGTACGGGTCGATCTCCGTTTCAGGGACGTATGCGTACGCGAAATTTTGCGGGGCGCCGAAGCCGTGCAGCTCGTTGTTCCAACCGTCCATCTTGCAGTTGGTTCCCGGCAGCGTTCCCGTTCCGTCGCACGCGGCAAAGAACGCCGGCGAGAAGTGATCGATGTCCCACGCGGTGGAGAGGTCCGTCGCGTGCAGCACGATCTTGTTG
Coding sequences:
- a CDS encoding alkaline phosphatase family protein — translated: MAIRTAALSALALAFAGCGAGGSLSGAPAVRHAMRASTTPIQHVVFIIQENRSFNNLFMGYPGAKTRSYGFDTKGNKIVLHATDLSTAWDIDHFSPAFFAACDGTGTLPGTNCKMDGWNNELHGFGAPQNFAYAYVPETEIDPYWKMAKQYVLADRMFSSNFDGSFISHQFAIAAYADKAADLPPTAWGCEGGKQDKIPTWTAQRTYGPSIATCFDIPTIGSEADTAGVTWRFYTGSIYGDGGLWSSYQANKGVYGGPDWKSDVINPPSQFLKDIAAGTFANVTWITPTFENSDHPGLDASGGPAWIASLVNAVGQSKFWNSTAIFVMWDDWGGLFDPVKPVHADTYGLGFRVPLLMISPYAKQGYVTHHQYETASVLKFIEDNYGLAPLAAADARAADPAGDAFDYGQKPRKFKKFAGSKPDSFWIRQDRGVPRWRGKPQSMIGDD